The Pseudarthrobacter sulfonivorans genome includes a window with the following:
- a CDS encoding zinc-binding alcohol dehydrogenase family protein → MSETMRAVVVEAPGAPEVLQLRELPRPAARPGQVLIHVKAFGLNRSELHFRQGLAYTGGFPRVPGIEAAGVVAESPGGEFAPGQQVVTMMGGMGREFDGGYAEFVLVPASQVIPFHSELPWDVIGAVPEMLQTAYGSLTVGVQAKEGESVLIRGGTSSIGLAIAVLAKLRGMTVLSTTRNESRRALLESVGVDHVLIDDGEIAPRVRGIMPGGVDGAVELVGVNVMRDTLRTVRPGGVVCFTGMLSDQWTIDQFYPMDWLPNGVRLTAYSGEAADLPAEVLQEFLDAVATGHAPVPVGATYRMEDIVQAHRDLEANTVGGKAVVLP, encoded by the coding sequence ATGAGTGAAACAATGCGTGCAGTGGTTGTGGAGGCACCAGGGGCACCTGAAGTACTGCAGCTGAGGGAGCTGCCTCGCCCGGCAGCCAGGCCGGGTCAAGTACTGATCCACGTGAAGGCTTTCGGACTCAACCGGTCCGAGCTGCACTTCCGCCAGGGCCTGGCGTACACCGGAGGTTTTCCACGTGTCCCGGGAATTGAGGCGGCTGGTGTCGTTGCGGAATCTCCCGGCGGGGAGTTCGCACCTGGTCAGCAGGTGGTCACGATGATGGGCGGCATGGGCCGCGAGTTCGACGGCGGTTACGCCGAGTTCGTGCTGGTGCCGGCGTCGCAGGTCATCCCCTTCCATAGTGAGCTTCCCTGGGACGTCATCGGCGCCGTTCCAGAGATGCTGCAGACCGCTTACGGCTCCCTCACGGTAGGGGTGCAGGCCAAGGAGGGGGAGAGCGTGCTCATCAGGGGCGGCACGTCCTCAATCGGTCTGGCCATCGCGGTGCTGGCAAAGCTCCGCGGTATGACCGTTCTCTCCACCACCCGCAACGAGTCCCGCCGCGCCCTGCTCGAGAGCGTGGGCGTAGACCATGTGCTTATCGACGACGGCGAAATCGCGCCCCGCGTGCGGGGGATAATGCCTGGCGGCGTTGACGGCGCTGTGGAGCTCGTCGGGGTCAACGTGATGCGCGATACACTGCGCACGGTCCGCCCGGGGGGTGTTGTCTGCTTCACCGGCATGCTCTCCGACCAGTGGACAATCGATCAGTTTTATCCGATGGACTGGTTGCCGAACGGCGTGCGGCTCACCGCATACTCCGGAGAGGCGGCCGATCTCCCTGCCGAGGTACTGCAGGAGTTCCTTGACGCAGTTGCCACCGGCCACGCCCCGGTCCCGGTCGGCGCCACCTACCGCATGGAGGACATCGTGCAGGCGCACCGCGATCTTGAGGCAAACACTGTCGGCGGCAAGGCAGTGGTGCTCCCATGA
- a CDS encoding MarR family winged helix-turn-helix transcriptional regulator, with product MDFFDALIRYETNLWNHVDNRLKAAGAPSLAVLSSLRVIRRYAPSARVQELRQELRITVGAASKLADRLEQEGLAQRQPHPSDRRSSLIALSPAGERALDLGVQVLQDALDEHLAGEDTSALASAVQRLDESLTVSAAVPQ from the coding sequence ATGGACTTCTTCGATGCACTCATCCGGTATGAAACCAACTTGTGGAACCACGTGGATAACCGGCTCAAAGCCGCAGGCGCGCCGTCGCTCGCTGTTCTGTCCTCCCTCCGAGTGATTCGGCGCTACGCGCCCTCCGCTCGCGTACAGGAGCTCCGCCAGGAGCTGCGCATCACCGTAGGTGCCGCGAGCAAACTGGCGGATCGACTTGAACAGGAGGGGCTGGCCCAACGGCAGCCGCATCCCTCTGACCGCCGCTCCTCACTCATTGCACTTAGCCCTGCCGGCGAGCGGGCACTGGATCTTGGCGTCCAGGTGCTGCAGGACGCTCTGGACGAACACCTCGCCGGTGAGGACACCAGCGCTCTGGCGTCAGCGGTGCAGCGCCTTGATGAAAGCCTCACCGTATCCGCCGCGGTGCCGCAATGA
- a CDS encoding IS630 family transposase produces the protein MTNPAPALVVSDGQRAALEVLSKSQTASHREVQRAQVLLMAAEGLANESIAKVAGTSPGTVRSWRARFAEDGLSHLGEVRAGRGRKPVIPQSKIDEIVDLTRNSRPEGQTHWSVRTMAAKVGVSPAQVQRIWAARGLKPHLVDTFKLSNDPRFEEKLIDVVGLYLNPPEKAIVLCMDEKSSIQALDRTQPSLPMKKGRAETMTHDYKRNGTTTLFAALDVATGKVIGSCLPKHRHEEFLVFLKTINKEVPQGLDVHLILDNYATHKHPDVKAWLANNPRFQLHFTPTSSSWLNLVERWFRELTDKALRRGAFHSVPDLIHKIEEYLAAHNTEPKPLVWTATADSILKKVARGRVALETIKQN, from the coding sequence ATGACGAATCCGGCTCCTGCATTGGTGGTTTCTGATGGACAACGTGCAGCATTGGAGGTCCTTTCGAAATCGCAGACGGCGTCCCATCGCGAGGTTCAGCGGGCGCAGGTTTTGTTGATGGCCGCGGAGGGGTTGGCCAATGAATCGATCGCGAAGGTCGCCGGGACGAGCCCGGGGACGGTGAGGTCCTGGCGGGCCCGGTTCGCCGAGGACGGCCTGTCCCACCTGGGAGAGGTGCGTGCCGGGCGGGGCCGCAAGCCGGTCATTCCGCAGTCAAAGATTGACGAGATCGTTGATCTGACGCGCAATTCCAGGCCCGAAGGGCAGACGCACTGGTCGGTGCGGACGATGGCGGCGAAGGTGGGGGTGTCTCCGGCGCAGGTGCAGCGGATCTGGGCGGCCAGGGGCTTGAAGCCGCACCTGGTGGATACGTTCAAGCTCTCCAACGATCCGCGGTTTGAAGAAAAACTCATTGATGTCGTCGGCCTGTACCTGAACCCGCCGGAGAAAGCGATCGTGCTGTGCATGGACGAGAAATCGTCCATCCAGGCCCTGGACCGCACCCAGCCGTCCCTGCCGATGAAGAAAGGCCGGGCGGAAACGATGACCCATGACTACAAACGCAACGGCACCACCACCTTGTTCGCTGCCCTGGACGTGGCCACCGGAAAAGTCATCGGCTCATGCCTGCCCAAACACCGGCACGAAGAATTCCTGGTGTTCCTCAAGACCATCAACAAAGAAGTCCCGCAGGGCCTGGATGTCCACCTGATCCTGGACAACTACGCCACCCACAAGCACCCCGACGTGAAAGCCTGGCTGGCGAATAATCCCCGCTTCCAGCTGCATTTCACCCCCACCTCGTCCTCGTGGCTCAACCTCGTCGAGCGCTGGTTCCGGGAACTCACAGACAAGGCCCTGCGCCGCGGAGCGTTCCATTCCGTACCGGACCTGATCCACAAGATCGAAGAGTATCTCGCCGCCCACAACACCGAACCCAAACCCCTGGTCTGGACCGCGACCGCAGACTCAATCCTCAAAAAAGTAGCCCGCGGCCGCGTCGCCCTCGAAACCATCAAACAAAACTGA
- a CDS encoding VOC family protein, translated as MTIRAIEHIGITVPDLEQATRFFADAFGAEKIYDMLDEPLAGPAVESGLGIPAGARIEAIRMLRLGEGPNLELFAYSGTTQRDPVVPSDYGLQHFCVYVDDIEEAAAQLEKAGGQLLSQPGDLPGGDAGEGNRYLYARTPWGSTVELVTYPSPQAYESRTSLRRWRPLMDSDNARQEK; from the coding sequence ATGACAATTCGCGCAATCGAGCACATTGGCATCACGGTGCCCGACCTCGAGCAGGCAACCCGCTTCTTCGCCGACGCCTTCGGCGCCGAAAAGATCTACGACATGCTCGACGAACCCCTGGCAGGCCCCGCCGTCGAGTCCGGCCTGGGTATCCCCGCAGGGGCAAGGATCGAGGCAATACGCATGCTTCGTCTCGGCGAAGGACCCAATCTGGAGCTGTTCGCTTACTCCGGGACAACCCAGCGCGACCCTGTAGTGCCGAGCGACTACGGCCTCCAGCACTTCTGCGTCTACGTAGACGACATCGAGGAGGCCGCCGCCCAGTTGGAAAAGGCCGGCGGGCAGCTGCTGAGCCAGCCCGGTGATCTTCCCGGAGGCGATGCCGGCGAGGGCAACCGGTATCTCTACGCCCGCACCCCTTGGGGCAGCACAGTGGAGCTCGTGACCTATCCGTCCCCGCAGGCCTACGAGTCGCGGACCTCGTTGCGCAGGTGGCGCCCTCTCATGGATTCCGACAATGCACGCCAGGAAAAATGA
- a CDS encoding NADH:flavin oxidoreductase: MSNTLSERAVKHAALFQPGRIGRMSLKNRFVQSPIFTQYADVDGYAGPRLIEYFRERARGGAGLLITENTSVDWQVGRTVGHPIRIDHDRYRSGLADLVEAVHNEGAKIAVQLHHTGRQNSQGNTEGNVPPIAPTAGITSAFGTAPRAIELEEIPGLINMYAQGARRAKEVGFDAVELHGAHGYLLGQFLSPKTNKRTDGYGGSLENRARFALEVVRAVREQVGRDFPVLYRLSVEEPYEGGLSLEDGLAFCQMLEEYVDALDVSAGNYDTADILLPMVPPGNLLHYAKEVKKRVSVPVIGVGRLVWLLDELNDDVAAGELDFVAMGRAGLADPAIVEKTRRGETSNIRRCLAVNECISRWMFNGQHTQCVINPALSQEKRAAEARRLAVLAKRVLIVGAGPAGCEAAILAAERGHEVTLVEREQEIGGQLRGWAAAEVLNKEITTFLEFYRAELQRTGVEVRLNTEITEADMNGYDTVLLATGTNSSGAPKGAIDAVQMLADRRAPEAKELTVHGDTETAMFAALWLAEQGRKVTLSSPSADIGLDTNDMQRNHLKGLLAARNVTVLTDQQAPAGETVVWAQDRAASDALAGAVGDYRVHIIGTRLRGGRMYEATQSGFWAAAEI; this comes from the coding sequence ATGTCGAATACCCTGAGCGAGCGTGCCGTGAAGCACGCCGCACTGTTCCAGCCCGGACGGATCGGACGGATGTCCCTGAAGAACCGCTTCGTCCAGTCCCCCATCTTCACCCAGTACGCCGACGTCGATGGATACGCGGGCCCCCGCCTCATCGAATATTTCCGGGAACGGGCGCGCGGGGGAGCGGGCCTGCTCATCACGGAGAACACCTCGGTTGACTGGCAGGTTGGCCGCACGGTCGGACACCCGATCCGGATCGACCACGACCGTTACCGGTCCGGTCTGGCCGACCTGGTCGAGGCGGTGCACAATGAGGGCGCGAAGATCGCCGTGCAGTTGCACCATACGGGCCGCCAGAACTCGCAGGGCAACACCGAAGGCAACGTGCCCCCGATCGCGCCAACGGCCGGCATCACCAGCGCCTTCGGAACGGCACCGCGCGCCATCGAGCTCGAGGAGATCCCCGGCCTGATCAACATGTACGCCCAGGGCGCCCGCCGGGCCAAGGAAGTGGGCTTCGACGCGGTAGAGCTCCACGGCGCGCACGGGTACCTGCTAGGGCAGTTCCTGTCGCCCAAGACGAACAAGCGCACCGATGGGTACGGAGGTTCGCTCGAAAATCGGGCCCGATTCGCCCTCGAGGTGGTCCGGGCGGTACGCGAACAGGTCGGTCGCGACTTCCCGGTGCTGTACAGGCTCAGTGTCGAGGAGCCGTACGAGGGCGGGCTCTCCCTGGAGGACGGGCTGGCGTTCTGCCAGATGCTGGAGGAGTACGTCGATGCGCTGGACGTGTCGGCCGGCAATTACGACACAGCGGACATTCTCCTGCCCATGGTCCCCCCGGGCAACCTCCTGCACTATGCCAAAGAAGTGAAGAAGCGGGTCTCCGTACCCGTCATTGGAGTCGGGCGTTTGGTCTGGCTACTGGACGAGCTCAACGACGACGTCGCCGCCGGGGAACTGGACTTCGTCGCCATGGGACGAGCCGGCCTTGCCGATCCCGCGATCGTCGAGAAGACCCGGCGTGGTGAAACGTCCAACATTCGCCGCTGCCTCGCCGTCAACGAGTGCATCTCACGGTGGATGTTCAACGGTCAGCACACACAGTGCGTTATTAACCCAGCCCTATCTCAAGAAAAGCGGGCCGCCGAGGCCCGTCGGCTGGCCGTCCTCGCCAAGCGGGTCCTGATTGTTGGAGCCGGCCCGGCCGGATGCGAGGCCGCCATCCTGGCCGCCGAGCGCGGGCATGAAGTGACGCTGGTCGAACGCGAGCAGGAGATTGGCGGCCAGCTGCGGGGGTGGGCAGCGGCGGAGGTCTTGAACAAGGAGATCACCACGTTCCTCGAGTTCTATCGCGCCGAGCTGCAGCGCACCGGCGTTGAAGTCCGGCTCAACACCGAGATCACGGAAGCGGACATGAACGGGTATGACACCGTCCTACTCGCCACCGGCACTAACAGCTCGGGCGCCCCCAAGGGAGCCATCGACGCCGTGCAGATGCTGGCCGACCGCCGTGCCCCCGAAGCGAAGGAGCTGACTGTGCATGGGGACACGGAGACCGCGATGTTCGCCGCCCTGTGGCTGGCCGAGCAGGGCCGGAAGGTTACGCTCAGCTCTCCCAGCGCCGACATCGGACTCGACACCAACGACATGCAGCGCAACCACCTGAAGGGGCTGCTCGCCGCCCGGAACGTCACTGTCCTCACCGACCAGCAGGCCCCCGCTGGAGAGACAGTCGTGTGGGCGCAGGACCGCGCGGCCAGCGATGCCCTGGCGGGGGCAGTCGGCGATTACCGCGTGCATATCATCGGCACACGCCTCAGGGGCGGACGCATGTACGAGGCAACCCAATCTGGTTTCTGGGCCGCAGCCGAGATCTAA
- a CDS encoding helix-turn-helix domain-containing protein, with the protein MNFVTTIPTVTDEMVSDFSTSHLPWQLDVVRDAALKYRAAKLGGPWAVDCRLGGMSGRRGQREISHTNGDYAAVLLVRHGREVFSQGGRQAVVGPGTAVVWDGVVPGECFSEGPLVKTTLFMPRQLCLEALPRLDSLVGRPLATSPSLRLLFDWLHTSMKSPDLDEDAAALTGRIAIDLLASAIGASSNIVLDTKTIRLMEIKAFIQSRLGDSSLTVDDIARGNAVSNRYLHTLFEGTGETCREFLMRHRRELAYQLLLSPAPVSVTQVAHRCGFDNPSSFSRTFRAAYGVSPREARNARRGV; encoded by the coding sequence ATGAACTTCGTGACGACGATCCCTACAGTTACCGATGAGATGGTCTCTGATTTCTCGACAAGCCATTTGCCGTGGCAGTTGGATGTGGTTCGCGACGCCGCATTGAAGTACAGGGCGGCAAAGCTTGGTGGGCCGTGGGCTGTGGATTGCCGTCTTGGCGGAATGTCCGGGCGCCGCGGCCAGCGGGAAATCAGCCATACGAACGGTGACTATGCAGCCGTGCTGTTGGTAAGGCACGGCCGGGAAGTATTCTCACAAGGCGGCCGGCAGGCAGTTGTGGGACCCGGCACCGCGGTTGTGTGGGACGGCGTCGTCCCGGGGGAGTGCTTCAGTGAAGGCCCGCTCGTTAAGACCACGCTCTTTATGCCCCGGCAGCTCTGCCTCGAGGCACTGCCGCGCCTTGACTCACTTGTCGGCCGACCCCTGGCCACCAGCCCCAGTCTGCGTTTGCTGTTTGACTGGTTACACACGTCGATGAAGTCGCCGGACCTGGACGAGGATGCAGCTGCGCTAACGGGACGGATTGCCATCGATCTGTTGGCCTCGGCAATTGGCGCTTCGTCCAACATCGTGCTCGACACAAAGACTATTCGGCTAATGGAGATCAAGGCCTTCATCCAGTCCAGGCTTGGCGATTCCAGCCTCACCGTGGATGATATTGCCCGCGGTAATGCAGTATCGAACCGCTACCTTCATACACTGTTCGAGGGTACAGGGGAGACTTGCCGAGAGTTTTTGATGCGGCATCGTCGGGAACTCGCCTACCAACTACTGCTGTCGCCTGCACCTGTATCGGTCACTCAGGTCGCACACCGGTGCGGTTTCGACAACCCGTCGTCGTTTAGTCGTACCTTCCGTGCCGCCTACGGTGTTTCACCCCGGGAAGCACGGAATGCCCGCCGCGGAGTGTGA
- the catA gene encoding catechol 1,2-dioxygenase: MTTETQATAAASGAGATARFREDKHVAVTTSQERVSALAGRIIKAINDTVIDEKVTYDEYNALKAWLIRVGEDGEWPLFLDVWVEHSVEEVANVNRHGSKGTIEGPYYIPNAPVQNTPASLPMRDDEPGTPLLFQGQVKNVAGQPLPGALIELWHADDLGFYSQFAPGLPEWNLRGSVIADAEGKFQANTIQPAPYQIPTDGACGALIAAAGWHAWRPAHLHLKVSAPGHQLITTQLYFQGDEHVADDIASAVKPELILAPTDRGDGNGREVTYDFILDPEN; this comes from the coding sequence GTGACAACGGAAACCCAGGCAACTGCAGCCGCCTCAGGTGCGGGTGCAACAGCCCGCTTCAGGGAAGACAAGCACGTCGCTGTAACTACAAGCCAGGAAAGAGTTAGTGCCCTTGCCGGCAGGATCATCAAAGCCATCAACGACACCGTGATCGACGAAAAGGTCACTTATGACGAATACAACGCCCTTAAAGCTTGGCTGATCAGGGTCGGCGAGGATGGGGAATGGCCGCTGTTTCTTGATGTCTGGGTGGAGCACTCCGTCGAAGAAGTTGCCAACGTCAACCGACACGGCTCCAAGGGAACCATTGAAGGTCCCTATTACATCCCGAACGCGCCTGTTCAAAACACACCAGCTTCGCTGCCCATGCGTGATGACGAGCCGGGCACGCCGCTTCTGTTCCAGGGACAGGTAAAGAACGTTGCTGGGCAGCCCCTACCGGGAGCCTTGATCGAGCTTTGGCACGCTGACGACCTTGGCTTTTACTCCCAGTTCGCGCCGGGCCTGCCGGAATGGAACCTCCGTGGCTCCGTCATTGCCGACGCCGAGGGCAAGTTCCAGGCCAACACCATTCAGCCGGCCCCGTACCAGATTCCAACTGACGGCGCCTGCGGTGCCCTCATCGCAGCTGCCGGCTGGCACGCCTGGCGTCCGGCACACCTGCACCTGAAGGTCTCCGCGCCCGGCCACCAGCTCATCACTACCCAGTTGTACTTCCAGGGTGATGAGCATGTGGCAGACGATATTGCTTCGGCCGTGAAGCCGGAGCTAATCCTCGCACCTACGGACCGCGGGGACGGCAACGGCCGTGAAGTCACGTACGACTTCATCCTCGATCCTGAGAACTGA
- a CDS encoding muconolactone Delta-isomerase family protein produces MASIQKRTRKDGTSSLMVCWRDPKCREQQGITVASETEAETLKRLLDAIGQSVKIAQHALPSNEARVPTVAEVVQERNNLLIRPSSVTTRTYQMILDMPTDQEGTLKAKERECLKELQRDGRWAHLWGVVGEYSNCSVFDVAENDEHLLLSGLPLVRT; encoded by the coding sequence GTGGCCAGCATCCAGAAACGCACACGAAAAGACGGTACGTCGTCGTTGATGGTGTGCTGGCGGGATCCGAAGTGCCGGGAGCAACAGGGCATAACTGTTGCCTCCGAAACTGAGGCTGAAACTCTCAAGCGGCTGCTGGACGCCATAGGCCAGTCCGTCAAGATTGCTCAACACGCCCTGCCCTCCAACGAGGCTCGTGTCCCCACGGTCGCGGAGGTTGTCCAGGAACGCAACAATCTTTTGATCCGGCCGTCCAGTGTGACCACCAGGACATATCAAATGATATTGGACATGCCCACTGACCAGGAGGGCACCCTCAAAGCTAAGGAACGTGAATGCTTGAAGGAACTTCAGCGTGACGGGAGGTGGGCGCATCTTTGGGGTGTAGTCGGTGAGTACTCGAACTGCTCAGTGTTCGACGTGGCTGAAAACGACGAGCACTTGTTGCTCTCTGGTTTGCCGCTCGTCCGTACATAG
- a CDS encoding amylo-alpha-1,6-glucosidase: MAGWNADTAAGPLGAGTVTLVEGSSFCISSANGDIHPEYPHGVFFEDTRILSRWNLTVNGEPLEPLAAKTQEPYRALFVGRVPRSDGYADSPLIVERLREVGAGILEQITVWNYSPAPAECVVSLKVEVDFADLFEVKEARIQRRWEESREADGDALTIRAAWQDVRKGVVVSASGADVAPEALTYRAVVPPHGQWSATVNVAPTFDRTGAAAPFVRPSEGEMSPRDRRRQDWVSRIPVLQMGNRSIERTLRRSYDDLGALRIEDPDHPDRIVVAAGAPWFMALFGRDSLWASFMALPVDPSLALGTIQTLADRQGSVVDPMSEEEPGKILHEVRLDVSSGLALGGKSAYYGSVDATPLFVALFGEMSRWGFATDTIAALMPHVDRALDWIRDYGDKDRDGFVEYARLNDSGLINQGWKDSWDGINFADGRMAEPPIALCEVQAYVYSAYMARSWIAYDAGDMGLSAEYRDRGAQLKKQFNEQFWLPDRGYYAIALDGRKQPVDACASNMGHCLLFGIIDEDKAPLVAERLMSPEMFSGWGVRTLASDMGAYNPASYHNGSVWPHDNAIIATGLLRYGFVEQAQRISTALFEAAEYSEGRLPELFCGFSREHFDEPVPYPTACSPQAWAATTPILLVKSLMGYYADVARGGLWMDPVLPESYGDLHITNAPMANGRITIDISGSTATIQGLPEGMGFHRGRRSWASDLAEQARRRGKS, translated from the coding sequence ATGGCTGGATGGAATGCTGACACTGCCGCCGGGCCTCTTGGTGCCGGGACGGTCACCTTGGTGGAGGGCTCATCCTTTTGCATCTCCTCGGCGAATGGCGATATCCATCCTGAATACCCGCACGGGGTATTCTTCGAGGACACCCGCATCCTGTCGCGCTGGAATCTGACCGTTAATGGTGAGCCCTTGGAGCCGCTGGCCGCCAAGACGCAGGAGCCGTATCGTGCCCTCTTTGTCGGCCGCGTACCTCGCTCGGACGGCTACGCGGACAGCCCGCTGATCGTCGAACGCCTCCGCGAGGTTGGTGCCGGAATCCTGGAGCAGATCACGGTCTGGAACTACTCGCCGGCCCCTGCCGAGTGCGTGGTTTCCCTTAAAGTCGAGGTGGACTTCGCGGACCTCTTCGAGGTGAAGGAGGCACGGATTCAGCGGCGCTGGGAGGAGTCCCGGGAAGCGGACGGCGACGCGCTGACGATCCGGGCAGCCTGGCAGGATGTCCGGAAGGGCGTCGTGGTGTCGGCCAGCGGCGCAGACGTCGCGCCGGAGGCCCTGACATACCGGGCCGTTGTCCCGCCGCACGGGCAATGGAGCGCCACCGTGAATGTGGCGCCTACGTTCGACAGAACCGGGGCGGCGGCGCCGTTTGTTCGTCCCAGCGAGGGGGAAATGTCTCCGCGCGACCGGCGCCGGCAGGATTGGGTGTCCAGGATTCCGGTCCTGCAGATGGGTAACCGCTCCATCGAGCGGACCCTTCGGCGCAGCTACGACGATCTGGGTGCTCTTCGCATTGAGGATCCTGACCACCCGGACCGGATCGTGGTGGCGGCCGGCGCGCCGTGGTTCATGGCGCTGTTCGGCCGGGACTCGCTGTGGGCGTCCTTCATGGCGCTGCCGGTGGATCCGTCTCTGGCCCTGGGTACCATCCAGACGCTGGCGGACCGCCAGGGCAGCGTGGTGGATCCCATGAGCGAGGAGGAGCCGGGAAAAATTCTGCACGAGGTCAGGCTCGATGTCTCCAGCGGGCTGGCGTTGGGCGGCAAGTCCGCCTACTACGGCAGCGTCGACGCGACACCGCTGTTTGTGGCGCTGTTCGGGGAAATGAGCCGCTGGGGTTTCGCTACAGATACCATCGCCGCCCTGATGCCCCATGTGGACCGGGCGCTGGACTGGATCCGGGACTACGGCGACAAGGACCGGGACGGGTTCGTCGAGTACGCACGTCTCAACGACAGCGGGCTGATCAACCAGGGCTGGAAGGACTCCTGGGACGGCATCAACTTTGCGGACGGCAGGATGGCCGAGCCCCCGATCGCGCTATGCGAGGTGCAGGCCTACGTCTACAGCGCGTATATGGCCCGCTCCTGGATAGCCTATGACGCCGGTGACATGGGCCTGTCAGCCGAGTACCGGGACCGCGGGGCGCAGCTGAAGAAGCAGTTCAACGAACAGTTCTGGCTGCCCGACCGCGGCTACTACGCCATCGCACTGGATGGCAGGAAGCAGCCGGTCGACGCGTGCGCTTCCAACATGGGGCATTGCCTTTTGTTTGGCATCATCGATGAGGACAAGGCCCCGCTGGTAGCGGAACGGCTCATGTCCCCAGAAATGTTCAGCGGCTGGGGCGTAAGGACCCTGGCAAGCGATATGGGCGCCTACAACCCCGCGAGCTACCACAACGGCTCGGTCTGGCCCCACGACAATGCAATCATCGCGACCGGGCTCCTTCGCTATGGTTTCGTGGAACAGGCGCAGCGGATCTCCACGGCGCTGTTTGAGGCGGCCGAGTACTCGGAGGGGCGGTTGCCCGAACTGTTCTGCGGCTTCAGCCGCGAGCACTTCGATGAACCCGTGCCCTATCCCACGGCGTGCTCGCCCCAGGCTTGGGCAGCCACCACCCCGATACTGCTGGTGAAGAGCCTGATGGGCTACTACGCCGACGTTGCCCGCGGCGGCCTGTGGATGGATCCGGTGCTCCCGGAATCCTACGGCGACCTGCATATCACCAACGCGCCCATGGCAAATGGCCGGATCACCATCGACATCTCGGGTTCCACCGCGACTATCCAGGGGCTGCCCGAGGGCATGGGGTTCCACCGCGGAAGGCGGTCTTGGGCGTCTGACCTGGCGGAACAGGCCCGAAGACGCGGAAAGTCCTAG
- the bioB gene encoding biotin synthase BioB — protein MTIQTNVPTSDKTDPATSAGTICQILETARQQVLEDGIGLTQAQLEDVLRLPDDALPAALELAHEVRLRHCGEDVEVEGIVSIKTGGCPEDCHFCSQSGLFDSPVRGVWLDIPELVKAAKETAATGATEFCIVAAVRGPDIKLMNQIKFAIDRIHEEVDINIACSLGMLTQRQVDQLAEWGVHRYNHNLETARSYFPQVVTTHSYEERLETCNMVKAAGMELCCGALIGMGETLEQRAELASQLAALEPHEVPLNFLNPRPGTPLENQGIMDGKDALRAIAAFRLAMPRTVLRYAGGRELTLGDLGTREGLLGGINAVIVGNYLTTLGRPANADLDLLVELNMPIKELQKSL, from the coding sequence ATGACGATTCAGACAAACGTCCCGACTAGCGACAAAACGGACCCCGCGACCAGCGCCGGCACGATCTGCCAAATCCTGGAAACCGCCCGCCAGCAGGTCCTCGAGGACGGTATCGGATTGACTCAGGCTCAGCTCGAAGATGTCCTCCGCCTCCCGGACGATGCCCTTCCCGCTGCCCTCGAGTTGGCCCACGAGGTCCGGTTGCGGCACTGCGGTGAGGACGTGGAGGTGGAGGGCATTGTTTCCATCAAGACCGGCGGCTGCCCCGAGGACTGCCACTTCTGCAGCCAGTCCGGCCTGTTTGACTCCCCCGTCCGCGGCGTCTGGCTCGACATCCCCGAGCTCGTGAAGGCCGCAAAGGAAACGGCCGCCACCGGAGCCACTGAGTTCTGCATCGTCGCCGCCGTCCGCGGCCCCGACATCAAGCTCATGAACCAGATCAAGTTCGCGATAGACCGCATCCACGAAGAAGTGGACATCAACATCGCCTGCTCCCTCGGCATGCTGACCCAGCGCCAGGTGGACCAGCTCGCCGAATGGGGCGTGCACCGCTACAACCACAACCTCGAAACGGCCCGCAGCTACTTTCCCCAAGTGGTCACCACCCACAGCTACGAGGAACGCCTGGAGACCTGCAACATGGTCAAGGCCGCCGGCATGGAACTCTGCTGCGGCGCCCTGATCGGCATGGGCGAAACCCTGGAGCAGAGGGCAGAACTCGCCAGCCAGCTCGCGGCCCTGGAACCCCACGAAGTCCCGCTGAACTTCCTCAACCCCCGCCCCGGCACACCACTCGAAAACCAGGGCATCATGGACGGCAAGGACGCCCTCCGCGCGATCGCCGCGTTCCGCCTGGCCATGCCCCGCACTGTGCTCCGCTACGCCGGCGGCCGCGAACTGACACTTGGCGATCTCGGCACCCGCGAGGGCCTGCTCGGCGGCATCAACGCCGTCATCGTCGGCAACTACCTCACCACCCTGGGCCGTCCCGCCAACGCTGACCTGGACCTCCTCGTGGAACTGAACATGCCCATCAAGGAACTCCAGAAGTCGCTGTGA